The Thalassotalea piscium sequence GCGTTGCTTTTGTTAATCACCATCAAAACGATCTTGAGCAAACTATTGCCTTTGCTGGCGACGCACTATTGGATGGAGAGCAAAACCTTCAGCTTATTCGTTACTTTAATCAGGAAGCTGAAAAGTATACTGAACAAAAGTTATTAATGATGGAAAAGCTTAAACAAGACATTATTGATAACAACATCTCTTGGGTTCTACAGCCGCAAATAGCGTTAAATAAAAGCCAATTAATAGGTTTTGAACTAATGTCTGACTGGCGTTCTACCAATGGAAATATGCTAGATGTTAACGAATTTATAGAGGTTGCTGAGTATAGTGGCGAAGCCTATCGTCTAGCACGGCAAATGATAGAGCAAGCTTGTAAGCTTATTTCTTTATTGCACCGAGAGCATTTTTATATTCAAGTGAGTGTAAATTTGTTTAGTAAAGATGTGTTAGAGCATGACTTAATTGAATTTATAGAGCAGGTTTCGAGCCAATACCATACCTCTTTACGCTATTTAGTTATTGAGCTAGATGAAACCTTACTCTTTGAAGCGCCAGACAAAGCTAAACTTATTATCGATCAGTTGAAATCTATTGGTGTTAAGGTATTAATTAATAACTTTTCAGGAAGCTATGAAGCTTTGCGTTATTTAAGACGATTAGCGATAGATCAGGTAAAAGTTAATTGTAGCCAATTAGTGGGTTTAAAAGACTCTGAACAATCTGAAAAAATAATTATTAGTGCATTAATTAACTTGGTTCGAAAAATGAAAGTGCCATTGTACGGCTCTGGTATTAATAACAGTGAAATAAAAAATACCTATCTCGATATTGGAGGCGATATTGGGCAGGGAAATTTAATTACCGAAGGTATTAGGTTGGAAGATGCAAAAAAATGGACAGCACAATGGCTGGTAGATCACGTACCTTAAAGAAAAGAGCAGTAAAACTGCTCTTTGATACTCGTTTTTAGTCAATATCTAAAGGCTCTGGCGACAAAATAATACCGGTATTATCTACATAGATATGATCATCAGGGAGAAAAGTAACGCCACCGAAGTTAACCGCTAAATCATTGTCACCTATGTTTTCATCGGTTGCACCTACAGGTATTGATACAAGCCCTTGAATACCAATTTCTATTTCTTCTAACATATCGACATCGCGAACACTGCCATAACAAACAATACCTTCCCAGCCGTTTTTAGCTGCTGCTTGTGCAATATCGCTATCAATTAATGCTCTGCGGGTTGAACCACCGCCATCAATTACCATAACCTTGCCTGTACCATCAGTTTCAGCAAGTTGTATTATTAATCCATTGCTTTCAAAGCATTTAATTGTAACCACTTGGCCGCCAAAAGAACTCCTGCCACCAAAGTTGCAAAAAATAGGCTCTACCACATCAATTAAATCAGCGTAAATATTACATAATTCAGAAGTATTATATTCCATGTGAGTTTCCTATAACGGTTAGGTATTCGCTTTTGGCTTAGTATAGCGCGACTACTTAGTGAATTAAACAACCAATAAGACCAACTATATGAAAATAAATAATAAAAATATTACATAATAAAATAGTGTTGGCGATTTATTATGGTTAACGATGAGGTTTAGGCTTAACTTGTAACGCCGCTCGATTATAGAGGTGCGTATTTTTTCAACCAAAAAAACGATATATCAGTGAGTTATACTTTGCACAAAACTTTTTATTTATGACTATACTGAAATTTGATAAAAAAATTACAATAACTAAAGGTAATAATGATAGATGTTAATAAAACACAAACTTACCGCCAATACAGGGATATTAATTGTAGCGTTGATTTTTATGCTGGGACTGCTTACCTATTCGGTTAACTCATTAGAAAGTGATATCGCTACGGCGCGTTTAATTGGAAATATAGAGACGGAAGTATTGCAATTACGGCGAGATGAAAAAGACTTCTTAGCGCGTAAGTTACTTAAATACCGAGACAGCTTTGTTAAAAAACACAGTGAATTAAAGCAAGATATTAGTGCATTAGAACAGGTGTTCATCGACCAACCCAGCCAAGCAAATGACATAAAATCTCTTAATACGGTGATTGAAGAATACAGTAATATATTTAATAAAATTGTGGAGGAGCAGCAAGTTATTGGGCTTGACCATAATGATGGGGTTTACGGTGAATTAAGACGAGCAGTACATGCAGTAGAAGAAATACTGAAAGGATCAGACGACAAATTACTCAGTGGTATGTTACAACTTAGACGCAGTGAAAAGGACTTCTTGTTACGCGTTGATGATAAATATTGGCAGAAGTGGCAAAGGGACTCTTTAGTATTAATTGCAGATATTAAAGCAAGTGAGTTAGACAGTTCAGTCAGATCTCAAATTATTGATTATATTGGTACTTACGATAAAACATTTGCTAAGTTGGTTGAATCACAACGTATTATGGGCTTTACATCAGACCAAGGTTTACGCGGAGAAATGCGCGCAACTGTTCATCAAGTTGATCAGTTACTTGAACAGGTTTTAGTGGCGAGTAGAGCTCGTGTTGAAGCGCATGTCAATTCAGTTAATACCGCGGCATACTTATTGTTTGCTGTTGTGTTAGTTATTGCGATAACTTTCGCTGTTTATATGAGCCGTAATATTTTATCAGGTATTACACAGTTACAAGATAAAATGAATGAAGTTGCTGAAACAAAAGATTTATCTATTGTACTAGAGACGTCATCGAAAGATGAATTAGGCAATATGGCTGATGTTTTTAATAAAATGATCACAAGCTTTAGAAATTTAATTATTGAGGTAAATCATTCTGTTGAAACGGTAAATGTTGCGACTCGAAACCTTTCTGAAAATATTCATAAAGCTAACGAAGGTGTTGATTCTCAAATTCAACAAACAGACTTAGTTGCAACAGCGGTGACAGAAATGGTCGCTACCGTTGACGAAATTGCACAAAACACACAGTCTGCCGCAGACAAAGCTGATCTTACCAACCAAAATGCGCTGAAAGGAAAAGGCGGGGTTGATTCAACTATTAGTAAAATTGATGAACTATCGATGAAACTATTAGATTCAGAAAATGTGGTAAAAGAATTGGAAAAAGATTCGGTTACTATAGGCTCGGTATTAGATGTTATTCGTAGTATTGCAGAGCAAACAAACCTATTAGCATTAAATGCAGCAATAGAGGCAGCAAGAGCGGGCGAGCAAGGACGTGGTTTTGCTGTAGTGGCTGATGAAGTAAGAACATTAGCAAGTCGAACGCAAGACTCTACGAAAGAAATTGAAACAATTATAGGTTCATTACAAGCACGCACAAAAGAAATTGTTTCACACATGGCAACCTGCCGTACTCAAGGTCAAGAAAGCGCTGACCAAGCTGCAACTGCTGGCGCAATGCTTGAAGAAATTACCCAAGACGTTTCAACTATTATGGACATGAATACAACAATTGCTGCGGCTATTCAAGAACAAAGCATTGTGGCGTCTGAAGTGAATCAACATGTCGTTATGATACGTGACGTTGCGGAAGAGGCGGGCAGTGCAGCTAAACAGAACTCTCATATGAGTGAAGAGCTATCACAACAAGCAGAAGTGCTAAATAAAGAAGTTAATCAGTTCAAAGTATAATGTAAAAAGGTGGTGTTATTGATAATAACACCACCTTTTGCTTCTTTTTCTACTATCAATTAAGTGAGCTTAACCTCAGTACTAAAGATCTACCGCGTTTTTACTTATTTATGGGGAACAACCCCATTACATAAGTTCAGCCTTGTATAAACACCAAATAAATCGCTGCAAAAATGTACTGCAAAGATAAACACGCCCTAATAACTTTATAGAATGAAGCGACTTAAATCTTCATTTTGTATTACATCGCTGAGAATATTATTAACAAACGCTTGATCGATAATAATTTCTTCACCAGCACGATCGTTAGCGGTAAATGAAATTTCTTCCGTAAGCTTTTCTAACATAGTATGTAAACGTCTGGCACCAATGTTTTCAGTAGTTTCATTAACTTGCCATGCGGCATTAGCAATTGCCTTTATGCCATCGTCACTGAATTTAATATGAAAGTTTTCAGTCGCTAGCAACGCAATATATTGCTCAGTAAGAGAAGCGTTAGGCTCGGTAAGAATGCGGACAAAATCATCTGCCGTTAATGCTTTTAACTCAACGCGTATGGGTAAACGCCCTTGCAACTCAGGTATTAGGTCAGATGGTTTTGACATTTGAAATGCGCCAGAAGCGATAAACAAGATATGATCTGTTTTTACCATGCCATGTTTAGTGCTAACAGTTGAGCCTTCAACTAAGGGGAGTAAATCACGCTGAACACCTTCTCTTGACACATCTGGTCCAGAGCTATCACCGCGTTTACAAATTTTGTCAATTTCGTCGATAAAAACAATGCCATTTTGTTCAACCGCTTCAAGTGCTTTAATTTTAATCTCTTCAGGGTTAACAATCTTAGATGCTTCTTCTTCTTGAAGTGCTTTAAATGCATCTTTAATTTTTAATTTACGTTTAGTTGTTTTTTCACTTGATAAGCTTTGAAACATATTTTGTAGTTGCGAGGTCATGTCTTCCATGCCTGGTGGAGCCATAATTTCAACACCCATTTGTGGAGCAGCAAGGTCGATCTCTATTTCTTTGTCGTCTAACTGTCCTTCTCGTAACTTCTTACGAAATACTTGACGTGTAGTGCTGTTGTCTGACTTTTCATCATTACCAAATGAATCGCGGGCAGGAGGTAATAAAATATCTAATATACGTTCTTCTGCAGCTTCCTCTGCAAGGTGCTTAACCCGAGTCATTTCTAGCTCTTTGGTCATTTTTATTGCCATATCAGCTAAGTCACGAATAATAGTTTCAACTTCTTTACCAACATAACCGACTTCGGTGAACTTAGTTGCTTCTACTTTAATAAAGGGAGCATTGGCAAGCTTTGCTAAGCGGCGAGCAATTTCAGTTTTACCAACACCAGTAGGGCCAATCATTAATATATTTTTAGGTGTAACTTCAGTGCGCAGCTCTTCATTTAACTGCATTCGGCGCCAGCGATTTCTGAGTGCAATAGCAACCGCTCGTTTAGCATCGCTTTGTCCAACAATGTGGCTATCTAATTCATGAACTATTTCACGAGGTGTCATATTCGACATTATATTTTCCTTACTATGGTGCGTTGCGACTAAAGCTCATCAATGGTGTGATGTTGGTTGGTGAATACACAGATGTCGCCAGCAATTTTTAATGACTTTTCAACAATTTCTTTTGCAGATAATTCGGTATTTTCTAACAGGGCTAATGCGGCTGATTGGGCGAAGTTACCGCCACTGCCAATAGCGATAAGATCATGCTCAGGTTGAACCACATCGCCGTTACCGGTAATGATAAGTGATGCAGTTTCATCAGCTACCGCTAGTAACGCTTCAAGCTTTCGTAATGCACGATCGCTGCGCCAATCTTTTGCTAATTCAACAGCAGCTTTGGTTAAATGACCTTGATGCATTTCTAATTTACTTTCAAAGCGTTCAAATAACGTAAAGGCATCAGCCGTTCCTCCGGCAAAGCCAGCAAGTACTTTATCATTATATAAACGGCGAACTTTACGGGCATTACCTTTCATTACGGTATTACCAAGTGAAACTTGGCCATCGCCACCTATGACAACTTTGCCATTACGTCTTACGGAAACTATCGTAGTCACAATAAACCTCTATTAATTATCGGCCTAAGGCCGAGGAAACTCTATTGTTAATAGATAAGGGGGGATATTGTTTTTTCAAGGGGAGGTAGAGTAAATAACATTGACGATA is a genomic window containing:
- the rraA gene encoding ribonuclease E activity regulator RraA: MEYNTSELCNIYADLIDVVEPIFCNFGGRSSFGGQVVTIKCFESNGLIIQLAETDGTGKVMVIDGGGSTRRALIDSDIAQAAAKNGWEGIVCYGSVRDVDMLEEIEIGIQGLVSIPVGATDENIGDNDLAVNFGGVTFLPDDHIYVDNTGIILSPEPLDID
- the hslV gene encoding ATP-dependent protease subunit HslV, which produces MTTIVSVRRNGKVVIGGDGQVSLGNTVMKGNARKVRRLYNDKVLAGFAGGTADAFTLFERFESKLEMHQGHLTKAAVELAKDWRSDRALRKLEALLAVADETASLIITGNGDVVQPEHDLIAIGSGGNFAQSAALALLENTELSAKEIVEKSLKIAGDICVFTNQHHTIDEL
- the hslU gene encoding HslU--HslV peptidase ATPase subunit produces the protein MSNMTPREIVHELDSHIVGQSDAKRAVAIALRNRWRRMQLNEELRTEVTPKNILMIGPTGVGKTEIARRLAKLANAPFIKVEATKFTEVGYVGKEVETIIRDLADMAIKMTKELEMTRVKHLAEEAAEERILDILLPPARDSFGNDEKSDNSTTRQVFRKKLREGQLDDKEIEIDLAAPQMGVEIMAPPGMEDMTSQLQNMFQSLSSEKTTKRKLKIKDAFKALQEEEASKIVNPEEIKIKALEAVEQNGIVFIDEIDKICKRGDSSGPDVSREGVQRDLLPLVEGSTVSTKHGMVKTDHILFIASGAFQMSKPSDLIPELQGRLPIRVELKALTADDFVRILTEPNASLTEQYIALLATENFHIKFSDDGIKAIANAAWQVNETTENIGARRLHTMLEKLTEEISFTANDRAGEEIIIDQAFVNNILSDVIQNEDLSRFIL
- a CDS encoding methyl-accepting chemotaxis protein encodes the protein MLIKHKLTANTGILIVALIFMLGLLTYSVNSLESDIATARLIGNIETEVLQLRRDEKDFLARKLLKYRDSFVKKHSELKQDISALEQVFIDQPSQANDIKSLNTVIEEYSNIFNKIVEEQQVIGLDHNDGVYGELRRAVHAVEEILKGSDDKLLSGMLQLRRSEKDFLLRVDDKYWQKWQRDSLVLIADIKASELDSSVRSQIIDYIGTYDKTFAKLVESQRIMGFTSDQGLRGEMRATVHQVDQLLEQVLVASRARVEAHVNSVNTAAYLLFAVVLVIAITFAVYMSRNILSGITQLQDKMNEVAETKDLSIVLETSSKDELGNMADVFNKMITSFRNLIIEVNHSVETVNVATRNLSENIHKANEGVDSQIQQTDLVATAVTEMVATVDEIAQNTQSAADKADLTNQNALKGKGGVDSTISKIDELSMKLLDSENVVKELEKDSVTIGSVLDVIRSIAEQTNLLALNAAIEAARAGEQGRGFAVVADEVRTLASRTQDSTKEIETIIGSLQARTKEIVSHMATCRTQGQESADQAATAGAMLEEITQDVSTIMDMNTTIAAAIQEQSIVASEVNQHVVMIRDVAEEAGSAAKQNSHMSEELSQQAEVLNKEVNQFKV